Genomic segment of Bifidobacterium lemurum:
TTCGTCCAAACGTCGTCGTTTTCGCACATGGTTCGTTGAAGTGCGAAATCCACGACGTTCTCCGCCAGGTCAATCCGTGACGGACGCGCCACGCAGCAGGTCGGCGGTTCGCCAGACGACGTCCGCGACGCGGTGCAGCTCCGACTCCTCGCTGATCGAACGCCACACACGGCAATAGGCTTCGAACCATGTCTCCCAGCGCGCGGCAAGGAGATTCCCGCACCGAACCGATTCGGCATCATCCGCCTCGCCATCGCGCCAGACGCGGGCGAGATGCGCGCCGATGTCGTTGAGCAACAGCTGGCCCTCGCAGGCGAGCAGCAGCGGCTGGGCCAGCGCGGCGCGATCGCCGGAGGAGGCCGCGATCGCTTCGGCGATGGTCTGGCGGTCTTCGACCAGCGCGGCGTTCATCGCTTCGGCCGCGTCGAGACGGTCCTCCAGCGCCGCCATCGACGCCTCACACGCTTGGCGCACTGTGGAGGCGGCGGCGACGCGCTCGCGATACTCGCCTTCGCATCGGGAGGCCATGACGGCCTGCACATCCTCGTTGAGTCCGCCGCGTCCATCGTCCAATTCCACGATGCCGACCAGCTCATGCCAGCCGAAGGCGACCTGCCGGGCGGCGTCGCTCCACGCTTCGACCAGCCGGCCGCCGGCGTCGCCGTAGACCGCGAGCGCGATGCGCCGGTTGAGCTCGGCCTCCATACGGGAGGCGACCTCGGAGTCGTCCGCGTCGCCGAGCGTCTCGGGATCCCACGCGTATTGAGCGCCGACCATCATGGACGGGATCGACATGCGCGGATCGTTGATATGCCCGAAATCACCCCAGTCGGTGACCAGCATGCCGTCGGCGCCGTGACGCCAGCCATACCGTGCCATGCGGGAGATGTTGCGCCATGCGTCGTGAGGGCGGGCCAGCAGCGAATTCCATCCCCACACGGCGGGGCAGACGATCTGCCGGGCGCCGGATCGCGCGACCAGCCGCACCTTCTCGTCTTCGGCTTCCGGCTCGTAGATCCAGTTGAGCAGCGTGACGTCGTCGGGCAGGGAGTCGAGGATCTGCGGCATCTCCACGGCGATGTCTCCCCAGAACTGCGGCTCGTACCCCCGCTCGCTCAAGTGGCGGCACAGGCGGGTCACATAGTCGGCGTACATCGCGGCGACCCCGCGGCGTTCGGCCTCGCCGCGTCCGCGTCCTTTGCCGAGGTCGAAGGTCTCGTCGGCGCAGATGTTGAATTTCCTCGAGCGGAACAGTTCCACATAGGAGTCCACCAGCGAGCAGGAGAAGTCGAAGGCGCGCTCGTCGGTGATGTTGAGCGTGTGGTGTTCCATGCGTTCGATGAAACTGTAGGCGCGGTCGGCCTGTTCGGGGAACTCCCCCAAGTCGCGCAGCTCCCGTGTGCGCAGGGCCATGTAGTGGTGTCCGAAGGTCGAGACGGAGGGCACCAGTTCGATGCCGCGCTCGGCGCAGTAGGCGTCGAATTCGATGATCTGGGCCGGGGCCAGCGGGCAGACGCCGCGCCAGGTCTCGCTCATATGGTCGAAGGCGAAGCTGTGTTCGACGTAGAGCTGCAGCTGGTTGTATTTGGCCAGGCACAGCAGGTCGGCCCACTGTTTGAGCCAGTCGAGCGTGGGGACCCTGCCGCGCGTGGCGTCGAGATAGTATCCGCGCACCGCGAAGGCCGGCTCGTCCTCGATATGGACCGCCGGTAGGGCGGGCGCGGATTGGCGGATGATCTGGCGCAGCGTCTGCACGCCGTCGCGCAGGCCGGGCAATCCGCCGCCTAGTACGGTGACGCCGTCTTCGGCGATGTCCAGCCGGTAGGCGCGTTCGCCCATAACTTGCGCGTCATCGCCGCCGCCAGTGGATTCGCGGACGACATCCAGCCGGATGAATCCTTGCCAAGGATCGCCCTTCGCCGTATCCCACCGCATGCCGGTGGCCTGTTCGATGTCGTCGGCCAATTGCGCGGCCAGCACGCAGGTCGGGTCGAGCCGGCCCGCCTCCGTGGTTTCGACGATGCGTCCGATATAGGGCATCGTGAGACGACGGCCGGAGTCCCGCACCAGTCGGGGCGTCGGCACCAGAGCCAGACCTCGCTGCGGCATGGCTGATGTTGCGGTCATGATGTTCCTTTCCACGAATCGGGTCGGCGGCGTTCGTTCGAGCCGTCACAGAATGCGCAGCTGGTCGCGCATCACGAAGGCGACCGCCCCGAGTGCGGCGGCGTCGGCGCCGAGTTGGGACCGGCGCACGTTCACCGCGCCGATGAACCGGGAGCGGACCATATCGTTGATGGTGTCCCGGACCACGCGGGCCATTCCGTCGTCCACCACATCCTCGGGACCGGCCACGATCACCTCGCTGATATTGGACATCGCCACGGGCATCGCCAACGCGCGCCCCAGAATGGCGCCGGCATCGGCCACGACATCGTCGCGATGGCCGGGTTCCTGGGCTATGCGGCGTTCCAGCACCGGCGTGGAGACCAGGGTCTCCAGACATCCTCGTTTGCCGCAGACGCATTGCGGTCCGTCGTCGTCCACGACGACATGGCCGATCTCGCCCGCGGCGTGGTCGGCGCCCTGCACCACGTTGCCGCCGATCAGCATGGCGGCGCCGAGGCCTTTGGCCACCTGCACGAGCATCATGTTCTCCGAGCCTTGGGCGAAGCAGCGCTCCGCGAACAGCGCGCAATCGGCGTCGTTCGCCACCGTGGCCTCCAGGCCGAGCCTGTCGCGCAGAAGCGCCGCCAGCTCCACGTCGGTCCATCCGAGGTTGGGCGCGGCCAGCACGACGCCTTCCCGCTCGTCCACGGTACCCGGCGTGGCGACCGCGACTCCGAGCACCGGAGCGTGGGCGCGCGCGACCAGACGTTCGCAGAATTCCACCACCTGCGTGGTGCGCAGCGGCATATGCTCGACGATGGGCTCCTGGTCCCGTTCGAGCACGTCGCCCGCCAGATCCGTGACGATGCCCCGCATGCCGTCGGCCTCCGAGATGTCGACCGACGCCACGTTCATGGACCGGGCGTTGAATCCGACCAGCAGCGCGGGTTTGCCCGGCTTCGGGGAGTTCTGGTATCCGCCTTCGGTGACGAGGCCGTCCTGAATCAGTTCGGCCACCACGTCGGATGTGGAGACCTTGGACATGCCGGTGATTCGGGAGAGTTCGGCCCGTGAGCACCATACGTTCGGGTAGATGGCGCGCAGCACCGCGGTGCGGTTGCGCTGCCTGATGTCCGACGGCGCGGCGGCGGAGTAGTCGTCACGCGTATGGGACGTGCGGGTGAGGGCCATTACGCCAACCTCCTTGGTATGCTGACCGGCGCCGCCATGGCAATGCCTCGCGGCGGCGCCGATCGGATGTGGCCCTTGCCTATTTCACCGCGCCGGTGGTGATTCCCTTGGCGATGTTGCGCTGCACGATCATGAAGAACACCACGACCGGCAGGGAGAACAGCACGGATGCGGCCATCTGTCCGCCGAAATCGGTTCCGGCGGGGGTGGAGAAGCTGGACAGCCACACGGGCAGCGTGTACTTGGTCTGGTCCTTCATGAAGGTGTAGGCCATCAGGTAGTCGTTCCACGCGGTGATGAAGGCGAACACCGAAGTCGAGACCACGCCGGGCGCCACCAGCGGGAAGGTGATGCGGCGCAGGATCTGCCATTCGCTGGCGCCCTCCACGCGGGCCGATTCGAAGATGTCCTTCGGGATCGACAGGAAGAAGCCGCGCATGTTCCAGATCGAGAACGGCAGCACGGTGGCGATGTACGCCAGGATCAGGCCGATGTACTTGTTGAGCAGTCCGAACTGGTTGAACACGATGAACTGCGGGATCAGCATGGCCGTGCCGGGGATCATCTGCATGGCCAGGATCATGACCATGATCGTGCGGCGTCCGCGGAAGCGGTACAGGGTCAGCGAGGCGCAGGCGAGGAAGGCGAAGAACACCGAGACGATGATGGCCACGAAGGTGACGATGACCGAGTTCTTCAGATTGACGAAGAAGTTGGTCTCGAACATCGCGGTCCGGAAGTTCTCCAGCGACCAGTGGGTGGGGATGAACACCGGCTGGGTGGTCATCACCTCGCTGCGCGGCTTGAACGCGGTGATGGTCATCCAGTAGACCGGGAACAGCCACACGACGCTGAACAGGATCGCCAGCACGTTGGTGCCGATTCTGCGCCAATTGAGCCTGCGGTTGGTTTTCACTCCGGCGCGGGCGCCGGCTTGCTTGGTCGCGGTCGTCATCACAGGTCCTCCCCCGTCTTGAGCAGATTGCGCACGTACACGCCGGTGAGCGCGAGCAGGATGATCACGGTGATCACCGAGATGGCGGCGCCCTGCGCGATGTCGAAGTTGACGAACGCCTGCTTGTAGGTGAACACGCCGATGGTGGAGGTGGATCCGGAGGGACCGCCCTGGGAGACCAGCCAGATCTGGTTGAACACGTTGAAGTCCCAGATCACCGACAGCATGGCGATCACCATGATGCTGGGCTTGATCAGCGGCACGACGACCTGCCAGTAGGTGCGGATCGGGCCGGCGCCGTCGAGCTGCGCCGCCTCGATGCAGGAGTGGTCGATCTGCGTGGTCGCCGCGTACAGGGTGATGGCGATGTACGGCACGGCCTGCCAGACCACCAGCAGCCAGATGCACACGAACGCCAGCGTGGTGTCGTTCGACCAGGCGAGGTTGCTCACGTCGCCGAAGATGCGCAGTTTGGTGAGCAGATAGTTGATCACGCCATATCCGGGTTGGAACAGCCACTTCCACACCACGGAGGAGGCGACGTTCGGCATGGCCCATGCGAAGATCAGCGCGAAGGTGACGACGTAGCGCATCACCGTGCCGAGTTTGGTCATCATCTGCGCGACGGCCATGCCGATGAGCATGCTGCCGACCACCAGCGCGGCGGTGAACAGGAAGGTGCGCAACAGGGACTGCCAGAAGGCGGCGTCGGACAGCGCGGCGGCGTACTGCGCCAGGCCGACGAATTCGAATTCGCCGGTGAACAGCGAACGTTGGTTGAAGTCGGTGAATGAGGTGAACACCAGGAAGATGATCGGAACGATGACCAGCGCGGCGAGGATGATTCCGGTGGGAGTCAGCAGCAGCGCGGTGAATCCGGTCGTCGATTTCATCGTCTTGCGGGTGCGGGGGGTGGTGTGCGCTGACCGTGGAGTCTTGCCGTTGCGCCGCGCGGTCGGTGTCAGAGTTGAGGTTGTCATTTGCGAATTCCCTGGTGACGGCTGATGGTGGAAGGGGCCCGGGCGCCGCGTCGGGCGGCGCGGATCCCGGGCCTATGGGATGCGTCGGCTACTCGCCGAGCACTTCGTTCAGATGATCGTCGAAGGTCTTCGCGGCCTCCTCGACGGAGGTGCCGGTGGCGACGGACTGGGTGAACTCGTTGATGGACTTGTCGCCTTCGATGGTGGCCCAGTTCGGGGAGGCCGGGGTGGCCTTCGAATTCTTGGCCGCCTCGAAGAAGCCGCGCTGCACTTCGGGGAAGTCGCTGGAGTTCATGGCCTCCTCCAGGCCCTCCACGGAGTTCGGCATCCATCCGTCATGGGCGAAGATCCACTCCTGCTGGATTTCGGCGCTGGCGGCGATCTTGACCCATTCGATGGCCAGTTCCTGGTTCTGGCTCTTCGCGGCGATGGCCCAGTCGGAGCCGGCGACCATGGACGGCTGGTTCTCGCCGCTCTGGCCCGGCATCGCGAAGGTGCCCAGATCGTCGTCGGTCATGTCGGCGTTGAGCTCCTTGATGCCGGAGATCGCGTTGCTGTTGCCCAGGATGGCGGCGGTGTTGCCGTCGGCGAGGAACTGGTTCTGGTTCGGGTTCGCCGTGTCGACGGTGCGGGAGGCCTCGCTGGAGTACTTGTTCTGGAAGTCCTTCCAGTTGTTCATGCCTTCGATGGCTTCGGCGCTGGAGGCGGTGCCCTTCCAGGTGCCGTCCTCGTCGGAGGCCACGTCGCCGCCGGCGTCCCAGATGAACTGCAGGGCGGAGTACCAGTTCTGGCCGGGCAGGTAGAACGGGATGAAGTCGGGGTTGTCGGCGTTGGCGGCGGCGACCGTGTCCAGGTCGGCGATGAACTCGTCCCAGGTGGTCGGCGCTTCGGTGATGCCGGCCTCGGCCCACATCGTCTTGTTGTAGACGACGGCGCGGGCGGCGGCGAACGCCGGCACGGCGTACAGCTTGCCGTCGATGGTGGCGGGCTCCTCGAGGCCGCCGACCCATTCGTTGCCTTCGCTCAGCTCGTCCTTGTAGTCGGTCAGGTCCATCAGGGCGCCGCTGTCGGCGAAGCCCGACACCTGCGTGTTGTCCAGATCGACGATGTCGGGCGGAGTGGAGGTGGACAGCGCGGTGGTGAGCTTGGTGGTGATGCCGTCCCATTCCTGGATCTCGACGTTGGCCGTGGCGCCGGTCTTCTCCTCGAACGCCTTGTTGATGGCGTCGAGGGTCTCGTCGGTGAAGTCGTCCTTCATGGCCCAGACGGTGATCGTCTTGCCGGACGCGTCGTCGGACGACGAGTCCCCACCGGACGAGGGGCTGCCCATCGAGCAGCCGCTCAGGGCCATCGCGGCTACCAACGCCATCGCCGTGGAGGCGACAATACGCTTCTTTTGCATGTCCATTTCTCCTTGTGACCGTTTCTTGATCGGCGGCGTCTTCCCGCCTTGCAGTGAGGGTTGGTGTCGGTGTCGCGTCACTGCAACCACGCCGACGTGTCAGGTGTCTGCGACGTTCGCAGGCACCATATGCGTGAGGCCTCAAGCAAGTTCGTATTCTTTTGGAGTGGTTATTCCTTTGATGTGAAATTCCCCATCCCAATATTTTAGTTTAGTTTCCTTACTTACTTAGAGCATCAAAACATCTTTGTCGAAGTCAACAATAACCCCTCCTCAACGATGGCGCAAATCGCGACACGCCCCTTATCGCACGTATGGCGATAAGGGGCGTGTCAGGGGAAGAACGTGGGTCTGTCCTACTTCAGCCGACGTCCGGCGCACCAGACCTGTTCGACCGTCCAGGTGTCCGGATCGGTCAACAGCAGGTCGGCGGCGAATCCGGGCGCGACAAGGCCCAGCGGAGCTCCGGTGACCGGATTCGGCTTGTCGTAGCCGAAGGCCTTGGCGCCGGTGAGCGTCGCCGCCTCGACGGCCTCGACCGGCGAGATGCCCAGCTCGTTCACCGCACGCCGCACCGCCACCTCGAGCAGCAGCGTGGAGCCGGCGATCGCGCCGTTGGACACCAGACGCGCGTGGCCGTCGACCACGTTCACATCCAAGGCGCCGAGTTTGTACGGCCCGTCGGGGCAGTCGGTGGCGGCCATCGCGTCGGTGACGAACGCGGTGCGGTGGGGCGCGAACCTGAAGCTCAGCGACACCATCGGATCGTCCACATGGAATCCGTCGTTGATGAGCTCCACGGTGACGCGCGGATCCTCCACGGCGGCAGGAATCGGACCGGGTTCGCGGTGGTGCAGGCCGTTCATCGCGTTGAACATATGGGTCATGATGCCGGCACCGGCGTCGAAGCCGCGTCGGGCCATCTCATAGTCGGCGTCGCAATGGCCCACCGCGGGCACGGTGCCGGCCGCGGCGAACTGGCGGATCGCCGAGATGCCATGCGGCAGTTCGGGCGCGATGGTGATCTGGCGGATGCAGCCATCGGCTGCCTCAAGCATCGTGTCGACGACCTGGGGCACCGGATCGATCAGACATTGCGGGTCATGCGCGCCCTTGCGGGCCATCGCCAGGAACGGGCCTTCGAGATGGCAGCCCAGGATATCGGGGCGTTCGTCCATTTTGGCGCGCACGTTGCGGATGTTCTCGCAGATCACCTCCACCGGGTTGGTGATCAGCGACAGCACCTGGCGGGTGGTGCCGTGCACGGCGTGCCCGGCGCGGGCGATGTCGATTCCTTCGGGGCCGTCGTCGAAGCTGTGCTCCCACGAGCCGTGGGCGTGGATGTCCACATAGCCCGGGGTGAGCACTCGTCCGGCCGCGTCGATGACGGCGTTCCCGTCGTCGGGATCGATGCCGACGAACCGGCACGCCGACTCGAACTCCCCGTCATCGGTGCCGACCGCCTCGATGACGCCGGAGGCGTCCGAAACGACCCAGAAATGAGACCGTTCGCCGCGCGCGTCCACCTTGCGCGCGCCGCGGACGGCGACCGGCGACGGATCGCCGGTGAGCGCGTCGGTGACGCGGGCGACGATCTGTTCGCGTGATTGAGCCATGTCCTCTGCCCTCCTTATCCCGCGCGGCGGATCAGATGCCCTGCCAGGCGGGCTTGTGCGTGTAGGCGTACTGGTAGTACTCCTTGTGGCGCAGGCTCGAGGCGGCGGCCTCGTCCACGATGATCGTCGCGTGCGGATGCATCTGCAGGGCGGAGGCCGGGCAGAAGGCGCTCACGCCGCCCTCGCAGGTCTGCGCGACGGCCTCGGCCTTGCCCGCGCCGAAGGCGAGCAGCACCAGATGGCGGGCGCGCATGATCGTGCCGATGCCTTGGGTGATGCAGTGCGTGGGCACTTGGTCGATATCGTCGTCGAAGAAGCGGGCGTTGTCGACGCGGGTCTGCTCGACCAACGTCTTGATGCGCGTGCCGGAGGCCAGCGACGAGCCGGGTTCGTTGAATCCCACATGGCCGTCGGTGCCGATGCCCAGGATCTGCACGTCGATGCCGCCGGCGGCTTCGATCGCCGCGTCGTAGTCGGCGCCGGCGTGGGCGAGCTTGTCGCCGTCCTCAAGCGGCGCGCCGTCCAGCACGTCGCCCGGCACATGCACCAGATCGGGGTTCATTCCCAACGGTTCGACCACCGTGCGGTGGATGGTGCTGTGGTAGGACTCCGGGTGGCTCAGCGGCAGACCGATATACTCGTCGAGCGCGAAACCGCGCACGCGGCTCATATCGATGTCCTCGTCCTTCACCGTCTTGGCCAGCGCCTGATAGGCGGCCAGGGGGCTCGATCCGGTGGCCAGGCCCAGCACGGCGTCCGGCTTGGATTTGATGAGGTCGGCCACGGCCCGGGCGTAGATCTCGCCGGCTTCGGCCTCGTTCTTGACAATGATGACTTCTGGCATGTTCTACCCTTTCAAGAGGCACCCGAACAGGAGTCTCTTTTTCGTTAACTTCCTTGTCATATTCGAGTATACGCCCACCATGGACCACCGCGCGCCGCCCGCGCGACGGTCCGCGCGACGCCGTGGCGCTACGGCACGACGACGGCGCCGACGGCGTCGCCCCCGGCCGCCTCGTTGCCGAGGAAATCCTTGTCCGACGCGAAACCGTTGCGGTCGACGACCCGCTTCGCCACGCCCATGGCGGGCCCTTGCGCGACCGGTCGGTAGCCCTCGAACACGGTGGGGGCCTCGGAATCGTCGTGCGGGCGGACCAAGCCGCTCGGATCGGGGGACGTCGGCGCGCTGCCCGGGTCGCGCAGCACCGCCACGCCCTGCGGCACGGCGATGCCGTCCGGATCGTCCGGCATGTCGGCGAAATGGTAGTAGAGGTTGTTGGAATAGGTCACCAGCGAACCGCCCTGCGTCCAATTGCCCTCGACGGCATGGTCCTGCGCGTTGTAGAAGATGTTGTTCTCCACGACGGCGTGCCCGCCGACGTGGTTGTCGCGGATGACCGTGCCGCCTTCGGGGATGACGAAGGTGTTCTGGTACACATGCGCGTCGGGGTTGCCCGGTATGTCGATGGCGCCTTTGAGGTCGCCCTGCGCGATGTTGTACCGGAAGGTGTTGTTCACGGATTTGCCCAGGCAGAACATCACCGTGCCGCCGGTGTTGCCGTGCGAATAGTTGTACTGGTACAGCGTGCCGTCGCCGTAGTCGGCGTCCCACGCCTGGCCGTCGTCATTGCCGTGCGCGCCGTTGCGCATGCGGAACACCTCGTTGTATTGGAACAGGGCGTTCTTGCAGCGCCACGGCCAGATGCCGGCGGCCACCTTGCCGAAGTCGGTGGCGGCGTAGTCGACGTCGTTCACCTGCCTCGCCGCCCCTTGGGCCACGTTGCGCTGCACCAGCGGACGGTCGCAGTACATCACGGTGATGGCGTCGCCGCCGGCGTCCTTGACGTAGTTGTTCTCGACGAGCACGTTGGTATGGCCGTACCGCGCGATCGCCGCGTCGTCGATGGTGCCGTCGCCGTAGTCGCCGGCGTCCAGCTCGTTGAGGTAGGCGGTGTATCCCACGGCGATGCCCCAGCGGCCCACGGTGTCCAGCCGGTTGCCGACGATGCGCACGTCGTCGAAGCGGGCGATGGACTCCTCCCTTCGCGAGGGATCCTTGGGATAGTGCGCGATGAAGTACACGCCGCCGTTGGCCAGGTGTTTGTCGTAGACGTTGCCGGTCACGTCGTGGATGTTCAGCCCGGTGAGCACGATATGCCGCGATGTTCCCGCGTTTTCGGCGATCACGGCCACGCCGGTGCGGTTCATGGCGTCGCGGTCGTTGTAGGCCAGACCGTCCGGATTGCCCAGCTCGCGGCTGTTGGTGATCTCCAGCCCCTCCACTTCGACGTATCGCACGTCTTTGAGCAGCAACGCCGTGGAGACGACGGCACGGTAGCGGTGTCCGCCGATTTCGGTGGTGTTGTAGTCCTCAAGCCATTGCCCCTGCCCGTTGGCGTTGATGACGGGAGCCGCGCCCTCGCCGTAGGCGGCGATGCGGATCGGGGCGTCCTCGCTGCCCGAACTGCCCTCTTTGATGTGCAGCGCCTGGTCGTTGAATATCGATCCGCGTTTGAGCAACACCTGGTCTCCGGGACCGAGCTCGATGTCGCCGATGCGTTCGAGGCTGCCGAACGGGGCGTCTTCGCTCAGACCGTCGTTGGTCGTGTCGGGGGCGACATCGGACGAGACGTAATACAACATGTGCTCTCCTACTTGGCTGGTTGGGATCGGCCTCCCCTCGCGGAGGCCATGGCGGTCTGTTCGACGAGCGCTCGCAGCGCGCGCCACGGGACGCCTTCGACGACGATGGCGTCCGCATAATTGTTAACTATATTCACAAATTTATGTTTTCTCAATTCCGCCATGACATGCGCGCGCACTTCGACGAATTCCGCCCCACGCCCGTCGACCGTCCACGAGCCGCTCCGGAAGAAGCGCTCGGCCTCGTCATCGCCGACCGCCATGCCCGGCAGCGAAGGGTCGGAGCAATAGCGCTCCTCAAGAGCCGCCATCTCATGCATCAGGTATGTGCCGAAATCATATCGGGACAATCCGTACACCGGCTCCCCCTCCCGCACCGCGCGTTCCAGCCGCGCGTTGCACTCCCTCCAGCGCCGCTCGACGGATTCGAAATCGGCCCCGTCCACCAAACCCGAGCCGGCGGCCACCTCATAGAACGCGTGCAGACGGCGCAAACGGTCCACGGCGCGACGGGCCGCATGCAGCGCGACCGACTCCCCGCCGAAGGACGCCCGCCAGAACCCATATCCCAGATCGGCGTCATACCGACGCCGGAAATACGCCTGCGTCGCATGCCGCTCGAGATCCACCGCGAAAAGGAACTCCCTCTCCCCCACCAGGCCCGCCCCCAAAGCGAACAGCGCCGCACGGCCGTCGCACGAACCCGGCCACCCGGCCGATTCGGCCATCGCATCCTCATCAGCCACCGCATCCTCATCAGCCACCGCATCCTCCTTGACCATCGCGCGCCCCCATCTTCGACGAACATCACCATCCTAACCGGGCCGATATCCCGCACGTCACGCCGCCGTCGGTATGCCGCGACGGTTTTGCCGGTAGACTTGAGCCACCGTCACCGACACGAGGAACGCTCGGGGCGCATCGCGGCGTCCAACACAGCGGAGGGAGCGACGATTCCATGCAGCGACCGACCACGGAGGCCAGCGGCTACGCTTTCGGCAAGCCGTCCAAAGCCGGACCCGCCGACGCGCGGCGCAACAACCGCACGCTGATCTTCTCCCTGCTCTTCCCGAACAACAGGCTCTCCCGCGCCGAGCTCGGACGACGCACCGGGCTGAGCCGCGTGGCCGTTTCCGACGTGGTCAGCGAGATGCTCGACGAAGGACTGATTCGCGAGAGCGGCCAGGCACCGAGCCGCTCCAAAGGCAAACGCGGCACGCTGCTCAGCATCGACGCCGACCGGCTGCGCGCGATCAGCGTCGACCTCTCCCAGGCGCATCTCATCCGCGCCGCCGTCACCGATCTGCTGGGCCGGCCATTGACCCACGCGGAGGCCGCCGTGCTGGACGGACAGCAGATCACCGTCGACACCATCTGCGGAGTCATCGAGGCGTTGCCGAAGCCCGACGGACGCATCATCGGCATCGGCATCGCGACCCCGGGCATCGTGGACGACGACGGCGTGGTGCGCGCCTCGACCAATCTCGGATGGCGCGACCTCGACCTGAAAACCCCGATAGAACGTCGTTTCGACCTGCCGGTGACGGTCGACAACGACGCCATCGCCGCCATGATGGCGGAGCGGTTCTTCGGCCAGGGCGGCCCCAACCTTCTGTTCGTGCGCGTGCGCAGGGGCATCGGATCCGCCATCCTGGTCGACGACACCGTCGTGATCGGCGAGAACCACGCGGCCGGCGAGATCGCCCACATCTCGCTCGAACCGCAGGGACCGCCCTGCCCATGCGGCAAACGAGGCTGTCTGGAACGGCTCACCTCGGCGCCGGTCATCTACTCGCAGCTGCACGACAGCGCGCCGGACGAGCACGCCGACATCCTGACGGGGGCGGCGCGCCGGCTGGGGCAGGCGCTGGCGATGCCGATCGGCATGTTCGATCTGGGCGACGTATGCGTGTACGGCCCCGCCGACATCATCAACGATGAATTCATCGACGCGCTCCAAAGCCACCTCGACCAAACCACCGATTCGGCATGGCGGGAGCGAACCCTGGTGCGGCGCGGACAATGCGGCGACGACATCACCATACAAGGCGAGGCGGTCGCCGTGATCTACCGGCATATCAAACGCCTGTGAACCCAAACGGCGCAGACCATGGCCTTGGCGGTGCCACGCATCCTTGGCGACACGCCGATTTTAAATCTTAATTGCGTTTATTGATTAACTGCGTTAATATTCAAATCAAGTTCGGAGTCAAAGACGAACGGACAACACGAACGCACCCGCGATGGAGCAAGGAGGTTCACGGTGAACGCCACAACACCCGCCAACACCACAGCCTCGCAAGCCACCATCTCCGAGTCCAACCGCTCCCGCATCCTGCAGCACCTCTACCATCACGGCGTCAGCTCCCGTGCGCAGATCGCCAAAGCGCTGGAGCTCACCCCCGCGGCCATCACGAAAATCACCGCGCGCCTGATCGAAGCCGGCGTGATCAAAGAGACCGGCGACATCGAAGGCAGCAAAAACCGCCGATCCATCGGGCTCAAACTCGACACCTCGCACTTCCGCGTCATCGGCGTCAAATTCGCACGCAGCCTGGTGCAGATCGGCGTGTTCGACCTCGCCGGCAACCGGCTCTCCCTCGACAACCTGCCCACCGTGTCCAACGACACCGTCTGGGACACCATCGCCACCATCCACACCAAAGTCAACGACC
This window contains:
- a CDS encoding carbohydrate ABC transporter permease encodes the protein MTTATKQAGARAGVKTNRRLNWRRIGTNVLAILFSVVWLFPVYWMTITAFKPRSEVMTTQPVFIPTHWSLENFRTAMFETNFFVNLKNSVIVTFVAIIVSVFFAFLACASLTLYRFRGRRTIMVMILAMQMIPGTAMLIPQFIVFNQFGLLNKYIGLILAYIATVLPFSIWNMRGFFLSIPKDIFESARVEGASEWQILRRITFPLVAPGVVSTSVFAFITAWNDYLMAYTFMKDQTKYTLPVWLSSFSTPAGTDFGGQMAASVLFSLPVVVFFMIVQRNIAKGITTGAVK
- a CDS encoding extracellular solute-binding protein, which translates into the protein MQKKRIVASTAMALVAAMALSGCSMGSPSSGGDSSSDDASGKTITVWAMKDDFTDETLDAINKAFEEKTGATANVEIQEWDGITTKLTTALSTSTPPDIVDLDNTQVSGFADSGALMDLTDYKDELSEGNEWVGGLEEPATIDGKLYAVPAFAAARAVVYNKTMWAEAGITEAPTTWDEFIADLDTVAAANADNPDFIPFYLPGQNWYSALQFIWDAGGDVASDEDGTWKGTASSAEAIEGMNNWKDFQNKYSSEASRTVDTANPNQNQFLADGNTAAILGNSNAISGIKELNADMTDDDLGTFAMPGQSGENQPSMVAGSDWAIAAKSQNQELAIEWVKIAASAEIQQEWIFAHDGWMPNSVEGLEEAMNSSDFPEVQRGFFEAAKNSKATPASPNWATIEGDKSINEFTQSVATGTSVEEAAKTFDDHLNEVLGE
- a CDS encoding ROK family transcriptional regulator, whose translation is MALTRTSHTRDDYSAAAPSDIRQRNRTAVLRAIYPNVWCSRAELSRITGMSKVSTSDVVAELIQDGLVTEGGYQNSPKPGKPALLVGFNARSMNVASVDISEADGMRGIVTDLAGDVLERDQEPIVEHMPLRTTQVVEFCERLVARAHAPVLGVAVATPGTVDEREGVVLAAPNLGWTDVELAALLRDRLGLEATVANDADCALFAERCFAQGSENMMLVQVAKGLGAAMLIGGNVVQGADHAAGEIGHVVVDDDGPQCVCGKRGCLETLVSTPVLERRIAQEPGHRDDVVADAGAILGRALAMPVAMSNISEVIVAGPEDVVDDGMARVVRDTINDMVRSRFIGAVNVRRSQLGADAAALGAVAFVMRDQLRIL
- a CDS encoding carbohydrate ABC transporter permease — encoded protein: MTTSTLTPTARRNGKTPRSAHTTPRTRKTMKSTTGFTALLLTPTGIILAALVIVPIIFLVFTSFTDFNQRSLFTGEFEFVGLAQYAAALSDAAFWQSLLRTFLFTAALVVGSMLIGMAVAQMMTKLGTVMRYVVTFALIFAWAMPNVASSVVWKWLFQPGYGVINYLLTKLRIFGDVSNLAWSNDTTLAFVCIWLLVVWQAVPYIAITLYAATTQIDHSCIEAAQLDGAGPIRTYWQVVVPLIKPSIMVIAMLSVIWDFNVFNQIWLVSQGGPSGSTSTIGVFTYKQAFVNFDIAQGAAISVITVIILLALTGVYVRNLLKTGEDL
- a CDS encoding glycoside hydrolase family 20 zincin-like fold domain-containing protein — encoded protein: MTATSAMPQRGLALVPTPRLVRDSGRRLTMPYIGRIVETTEAGRLDPTCVLAAQLADDIEQATGMRWDTAKGDPWQGFIRLDVVRESTGGGDDAQVMGERAYRLDIAEDGVTVLGGGLPGLRDGVQTLRQIIRQSAPALPAVHIEDEPAFAVRGYYLDATRGRVPTLDWLKQWADLLCLAKYNQLQLYVEHSFAFDHMSETWRGVCPLAPAQIIEFDAYCAERGIELVPSVSTFGHHYMALRTRELRDLGEFPEQADRAYSFIERMEHHTLNITDERAFDFSCSLVDSYVELFRSRKFNICADETFDLGKGRGRGEAERRGVAAMYADYVTRLCRHLSERGYEPQFWGDIAVEMPQILDSLPDDVTLLNWIYEPEAEDEKVRLVARSGARQIVCPAVWGWNSLLARPHDAWRNISRMARYGWRHGADGMLVTDWGDFGHINDPRMSIPSMMVGAQYAWDPETLGDADDSEVASRMEAELNRRIALAVYGDAGGRLVEAWSDAARQVAFGWHELVGIVELDDGRGGLNEDVQAVMASRCEGEYRERVAAASTVRQACEASMAALEDRLDAAEAMNAALVEDRQTIAEAIAASSGDRAALAQPLLLACEGQLLLNDIGAHLARVWRDGEADDAESVRCGNLLAARWETWFEAYCRVWRSISEESELHRVADVVWRTADLLRGASVTD